The Citrus sinensis cultivar Valencia sweet orange chromosome 4, DVS_A1.0, whole genome shotgun sequence DNA segment TAGCCTTAGAGATTAAGCGGCTCAGAGCAGCTACTCGGCCCGCCAAGCTTTGAACCTCCTTGATGGTGCTTGGCGATTTCATGTCAAGAACCGCGCGAATTTTATCCGGGTTGGCTTCAATCCCCCGCTGTTGTACTATGAACCCAAGAAATTTTCCCGAGGTGACCCCGAACGCACATTTTTCAGGGTTAAGCCGCATATGATGTTTTCTCAAAACGGTAAAGGTATCTCTGAGATGCTCCAAGTGTTCCCCCGCATGCATCGATTTGGTGATCATATCATCTATATACACCTCCATGGTGCGCCCGATTTGttccttgaaaattttgttcacCAGCCGCTGATAGGTAGCCCCGGCATTCTTCAAATCGAACGGCATAACCTTATAACAGTATAATCCACGGTTGGTGATGAAAGCCGTTTTCTCTTGATCGGGTTCATACATCGGAATTTGGTTGTACCCGGAGAAGGCGTCCATAAAACTAAGCATCTCGTTGTTGCATCAACCAGCTGGTCCACCCGGGGAAGCTAAAAGCTATCCTGGGGGCAGGACTTGTTCAAATCAGTGAAGTCCACGCACATGCGCCACTTTCCGTTTGATTTCTTGACTAGAACAACGTTGGATACCCAATCGGGGTACACTGCTTCTCGGATAAACCTTGCTGCTAATAGGCGGTCTACCTCTTGTTCAATTGCATCGTACCTCTCTTGGTTGAAGGCGCGACGCTTCTGTTTGACCGGTTTATTATGTAGGCTGACATTGAGTTTGTGACAAGAGAGAGAAGGTGGGATACCCGGCATATCCGAGTGGGACCAAGCGAATACATCGTGGTGCTCACGTAGGAAGGTGATGAGTTTCTCTCTTTGTTCCTCCGAGAGGTTGGAACCTACTTTCACTATCTTTGTTGGGTCGGTGGTGCAAATCGAGACTGAAATAAGATCTTCAACTGGGGTACCCCTTTTTTCATCCTTCAATATTCGGGGATCCAATGGTGCCTCAACTTCACACATGGGCTCCACTTGGTCCCCATGGGGTACCCTCGAGCTATCCCCCGCAACTACTTCTACACTCATTGGTGAGGATTCCAACTGCTCTCGTGGGTGGGCTACCTGGGGAGATTTTTTGAGTACCGCTCTCCGTCGTCTGGCGAGCGCTCTCCTTGAGGGATAAGGTGTAGGCTGGCTGCCACTGGGGTACCCATTCGTTGGCGAATCAGAAGTTATTTGGTAAGTGACTTTGGAGGCCACGGAGTAACATCCACGAGCCGATTGCTAGTCCCCTTTAATGGTGATCACCTCTTGGGCGGCCGGGACTTTCATAGCGAGGTAGTGCATGGATACCACCGCTTTAGTTGCTACTAAAAACGGCCTGCCCAATATAATATTGTAGGCACCCGGGCAATCtacaataagaaaatcaatcataTGAACAACACGGTAAGGTACCTTACCAAGTGTAACGGGGAGCGTAATGATGCCTTTTGGTATAACCATATCTCCAGCAAACCCAATAAGAGGCGTAGCATATAGGGTGATCTTTGGCGACTCAATCAATAGTTGATCCAAGGCGCTTTTGAAAATGATGTCAACGGAGCTGCCGGTATCTACGAGAGTTCTTACTACCTTACCAGTGGCAACCTTCAACGTAATTATGAAGGCATCGTCATGGGGGTACGAGATGCCCTCCGCATCTTTTTCTGTAAAAAGGATAGGCGGGGGATGGTGGGATACCTTCGGTATACCCCATTCATTAAGGTTGACTTCTTTGCTCATATTGGTGGTTATCGGCAACGATCTACCATAGCCTTTGATAGCCCTCCTAGATTGGCCTGCTAAAGTCGGTCCGCTTATGATCATTCGGACATACACACCTTTCTTGTGTCCAGGGGGTACCTCTCGTTCGGGACTGCCATCAGCTACCCGTTTGCCTTTATCCTGTTCCGCAGATTTCCGAGTTTCTCTCATGCCAGCAACAAATTCTTTGAGGTACCCGCTGAGAatcaaagattcaatttcttctcgcAAGGTGAAGCACTCGGCTGTGCTGTGACCAAAGTCCTCATGGAACTCGCAATACTTCAGGCTACGCTTCATGTTGGGGTACTTCTTCATTGGCTTAGGTGGACGGAGGAGGCCGCTATCCCAAATATGGTAGAAGATCTGCTCTGGGGATCGATTCAGTGGGTGGTAAGATTCGTACCGAGGCCTCGGTGGTGGCTCTCGCTAATCCGGTGGTGGCGATCTCAGAGGTTGGGGTACCCTTGAGGT contains these protein-coding regions:
- the LOC127901859 gene encoding uncharacterized protein LOC127901859 yields the protein MKKYPNMKRSLKYCEFHEDFGHSTAECFTLREEIESLILSGYLKEFVAGMRETRKSAEQDKGKRVADGSPEREVPPGHKKGVYVRMIISGPTLAGQSRRAIKGYGRSLPITTNMSKEVNLNEWGIPKVSHHPPPILFTEKDAEGISYPHDDAFIITLKVATGKVVRTLVDTGSSVDIIFKSALDQLLIESPKITLYATPLIGFAGDMVIPKGIITLPVTLGKVPYRVVHMIDFLIVDCPGAYNIILGRPFLVATKAVVSMHYLAMKVPAAQEVITIKGD